Proteins encoded by one window of Lathyrus oleraceus cultivar Zhongwan6 chromosome 1, CAAS_Psat_ZW6_1.0, whole genome shotgun sequence:
- the LOC127100945 gene encoding serine protease SPPA, chloroplastic, with the protein MASLLLPTPPPLTSFYHRSTLSSSSSSSSSSSSSSLQFHPRFSFSSFPSLSQTPTKRSISLRTFAFDSSDSKVQQPEQKEGAIDGENVRISDEDYPSGDFEFQPITGWRNFLVKVKMLIAFPWERVRKGSVLTMKLRGEISDQAKSSFSPGLSLPQICENFLKAAYDPRISGVYLHIDGLRCGWGKVEEIRRHILNFKKSGKFVVAYVPTCQEKEYYLACACEEIYAPPSAYFSLFGLSVQASFLRGVLDNIGIEPQVERIGKYKSAGDQLARRTMTDENCEMLTALLDNIYANWLDKVSSAKGKGRKDIENFINEGVYQVDKLKEEGLISNVMYDDEVTAMLKERLGVKAKKDLPTVDYRRYSRVRKSTVGISGGKELIAIIRASGSISRVKGQFSFSRSGIVAEEFIEKIRTVRKSKQYKAAIIRIDSPGGDALASDLMWREIRLLAASKPVIASMSDVAASGGYYMAMGTDAIVAESLTLTGSIGVVTGKFNLGKLYEKIGFTKEIISRGRYAELVAADQRSFRPDEAELFAKSAQNAYKQFRDKAALSRSMTVDKMEEVAQGRVWTGKDAASHGLVDAIGGLSRAIAIAKLKANIPQEKEVTVVELSRSNPSLPEILLGAGSSLTGVETTLKELLQGLTFSDGVQARMDGIIFRSLEGFPNSNPILSIIIDYLSSL; encoded by the exons ATGGCGTCGCTGCTTCTACCCACACCTCCTCCTCTCACCTCATTCTACCACCGCAGCAccttatcatcatcatcatcatcatcatcatcatcatcatcatcatcgcTTCAATTTCACCCTCgcttctctttttcttctttcCCATCTCTTTCCCAAACTCCTACGAAAAGAAGCATTTCCCTTCGCACTTTCGCTTTCGACTCCTCTGACTCCAAAGTTCAACAACCAGAACAAAAAGAAGGTGCTATTGACGGTGAAAATGTTAGAATTTCCGATGAGGATTATCCTAGTGGCGACTTCGAATTTCAACCTATTACTGGCTGGAGGAACTTTCTCGTCAAGGTTAAGATGTTGATTGCGTTTCCATGGGAACGTGTTCGTAAAGGTAGCGTTCTCACAATGAAGCTGCGTGGCGAG ATATCTGATCAAGCGAAGAGTAGTTTCTCTCCGGGACTTTCTCTACCCCAAATTTGTGAGAATTTTTTGAAAGCAGCCTATGATCCTCGAATTTCTGGCGTCTATCTCCATATTGATGGTTTAAGATGTGGGTGGGGTAAAGTGGAAGAAATTCGAAGGCacattttgaatttcaaaaaatCAG GAAAATTTGTTGTAGCTTATGTCCCTACATGTCAAGAAAAAGAATATTACCTTGCATGTGCATGTGAAGAGATATATGCACCTCCAAGTGCTTACTTTTCTTTGTTCGGATTGAGTGTTCAAGCTTCATTCCTTAGAG GTGTTTTAGATAACATAGGAATTGAACCACAAGTGGAGAGGATTGGCAAGTACAAAAGTGCAGGAGATCAATTAGCTCGAAGGACCATGACTGATGAAAATTGTGAGATGCTGACTGCATTGCTTGATAACATCTATGCAAACTGGCTGGATAAAGTCTCTTCTGCCAAAG GAAAGGGAAGAAAAGATATTGAGAACTTCATAAATGAAGGTGTTTACCAAGTTGATAAACTGAAAGAAGAGGGCCTTATATCAAATGTGATGTATGATGATGAG GTTACTGCCATGTTGAAGGAGAGACTTGGAGTGAAAGCTAAAAAAGATCTACCCACGGTAGATTACAG GAGATACTCTCGTGTTAGAAAATCGACAGTTGGAATATCAGGTGGCAAAGAATTGATAGCCATCATACGGGCATCAGGGAGCATTAGTCGAGTTAAGGGCCAATTTAGTTTCTCTAGATCTGGCATAGTTGCAGAGGAGTTCATTGAGAAGATTCGCACAGTCAGAA AGTCAAAACAATATAAGGCCGCTATTATCAGAATTGATAGTCCTGGAGGTGACGCTCTTGCCTCTGATTT GATGTGGAGAGAAATTCGGCTTTTAGCTGCTTCAAAACCTGTCATTGCTTCAATGTCTGATGTAGCAGCTAGTGGAGGATACTACATGGCAATGGGAACTGATGCTATTGTTGCAGAAAGTCTTACCTTAACTGGTTCAATTGGAGTGGTAACAG GAAAATTTAACCTAGGGAAACTCTATGAGAAGATTGGCTTTACAAAAGAAATCATATCCAGGGGAAGATATGCTGAACTTGTTGCTGCTGATCAACGTTCTTTTAG ACCAGATGAAGCAGAGCTATTTGCAAAATCTGCCCAGAATGCTTATAAACAATTTCGAGACAAGGCAGCTTTATCCAGATCAATGACT GTTGATAAGATGGAGGAGGTAGCACAGGGGAGGGTTTGGACCGGTAAGGATGCGGCATCGCATGGTTTGGTTGATGCTATTGGTGGCCTTTCCCGAGCCATTGCCATAGCAAAATTGAAGGCCAATATACCTCAAGAAAAAGAG GTTACTGTTGTGGAATTATCCAGATCAAATCCCTCTCTACCTGAGATTTTATTAGGCGCAGGGAGTTCCCTAACTGGTGTTGAAACCACGTTGAAGGAACTGCTACAAGGTTTAACATTTTCAGATGGAGTTCAAGCAAGGATGGATGGAATCATATTTCGTTCATTGGAAGGATTTCCAAACTCCAACCCCATTTTGTCAATTATAATAGATTATCTTAGTTCTTTGTAG